Proteins encoded by one window of Xyrauchen texanus isolate HMW12.3.18 chromosome 24, RBS_HiC_50CHRs, whole genome shotgun sequence:
- the LOC127618279 gene encoding transmembrane protein 39B-like, whose product MAGGRRGTNRTTYCRSPLNSETGSVGNANHSTSSPVTGVRSRTRNGSGTGMSSPPLATQTVVPLKHSKIPELSMDRNVLFELHLFVCHLTALFVHYINIYKTVWWYPPSHPPSHTSLNFHLIDYNMLVFTVIVLARRLIAAIVKEASQSGKLSFPHSVFLVTARFAVLTLAGWSLCRSLIYLFKTYSILSLLFLCYPFGMYISFFRLSCDFRKAGSMSPLSAVSSKEVSGSLGHGGRDYFSVLKETWKQHTSQLYSVQPMPTHACCLSPDLIRKEVEYLKMDFNWRMKEVLVSSMLSAYYVAFVPVWFVKSTQYVDKRWSCELFILSSVSTSVILMRHLLPSRYCDLLHKAAAHLGCWQKVDPSLCSNVLQHIWTEEYMWPQGVLVKHNKNVFKAMGHYNVAVPSDVSHYRFYFFFNKPLRILNILIILEGAMIFYQLYSLMCSEKWHQTISLALILFSNYYAFFKLLRDRIVLGKAYSYSASATNQKVS is encoded by the exons ATGGCCGGAGGAAGAAGAGGAACAAATAGAACAACGTATTGTCGTTCTCCGCTCAACAGTGAGACAGGCTCTGTTGGCAATGCCAACCACTCCACCAGCTCACCTGTTACAGGTGTGAGGTCACGGACCAG GAATGGATCCGGAACGGGAATGTCCAGCCCTCCATTGGCCACTCAGACGGTGGTGCCACTGAAGCACAGTAAAATTCCGGAACTCTCCATGGACAGAAACGTCCTGTTTGAGCTCCACCTGTTTGTGTGCCATCTCACAGCTCTGTTTGTGCATTATATCAACATCTATAAAACCGTGTGGTGGTACCCCCCTTCACACCCACCTTCACATACCTCTCTG AACTTCCACCTCATTGACTATAATATGTTGGTATTCACCGTCATAGTGCTGGCACGCAGGCTAATTGCTGCCATTGTAAAAGAG GCATCACAAAGTGGGAAGTTGTCCTTCCCACATTCTGTCTTCCTGGTGACGGCACGTTTTGCTGTCCTAACTCTTGCAGGGTGGAGTTTGTGTCGTTCACTTATTTATCTCTTCAAGACATATTCTATACTCAGCCTCCTTTTCCTCTGCTATCC GTTCGGAATGTATATCTCCTTTTTCAGACTCAGCTGTGATTTTCGGAAGGCTGGGTCCATGTCCCCATTAAGTGCTGTGAGTTCTAAAGAGGTGTCTGGGAGTTTGGGACATGGGGGGCGGGACTATTTCTCAGTCTTAAAGGAAACATGGAAACAGCACACCAGTCAACTGTACAGTGTTCAGCCCATGCCCACCCATGCCTGCTGTCTCTCTCCTGACCTCATCCGCAAAGAGGTAGAGTACCTGAAAATGGACTTCAACTGGAGGATGAAGGAGGTGTTGGTTAGCTCCATGCTCAGCGCCTACTACGTAGCATTCGTGCCCGTTTGGTTTGTCAAA AGTACACAGTATGTAGATAAACGCTGGTCTTGTGAGCTGTTCATTCTGTCGTCAGTCAGTACATCTGTAATTCTGATGCGGCACCTTCTGCCTTCACGTTACTGCGATCTGCTCCACAAAGCTGCAGCTCATCTGGGCTGCTGGCAGAAAGTGGACCCCTCCCTCTGCTCGAACGTCCTCCAGCACAT ATGGACAGAAGAGTACATGTGGCCACAGGGCGTTTTGgtcaaacacaataaaaatgtttttaaggcCATGGGCCATTATAATGTAGCAGTTCCCTCAGATGTCTCACATTATCGCTTCTAT TTTTTCTTCAACAAACCTCTTCGAATATTGAACATTCTCATTATCCTGGAGGGTGCAATGATATTCTACCAGCTATATTCACTGATGTGTTCAGAGAAATGGCATCAGACGATATCATTAGCTCTAATATTATTCAGTAATTATTATGCCTTCTTCAAACTACTCAGAGACAGAATAGTTCTGGGAAAGGCCTACTCGTATTCAGCCAGTGCCACCAATCAGAAAGTCAGTTAG